One stretch of Candidatus Woesearchaeota archaeon DNA includes these proteins:
- the rpl44e gene encoding 50S ribosomal protein L44e (protein component of the ribosomal E (exit) site that binds newly deacylated tRNAs after peptide bond formation; contains a zinc finger motif): MKIPKTMNRHCPKCKKHTEQRVVESKNKGRSKAHPLSKFGSRRLKDRGERVGDGNQGKFSKPAIKNWRRTGKKLSKKTDLRYTCSVCKSMSAQPEGKRAKKLELI; encoded by the coding sequence ATGAAGATTCCTAAAACTATGAATAGACACTGCCCTAAATGCAAGAAACACACAGAGCAAAGGGTTGTTGAATCAAAAAATAAGGGTAGAAGTAAGGCGCATCCTCTCTCTAAATTCGGTAGTAGACGATTAAAAGATAGGGGAGAAAGAGTCGGTGATGGTAATCAAGGTAAATTTTCAAAACCAGCTATTAAAAACTGGAGACGAACTGGTAAAAAATTAAGTAAAAAAACAGATTTAAGATATACTTGCTCAGTTTGTAAGTCTATGAGTGCTCAACCGGAAGGTAAAAGAGCTAAGAAACTTGAATTAATATAA